In the Candidatus Electrothrix sp. GW3-4 genome, one interval contains:
- a CDS encoding DUF362 domain-containing protein — MPHTSCRVALTACTKYNDPALSQALDRVLEHIDLPLTLCSAEVLLKPNLISAKTGPLSCTEGALILAVSRWFLAQGARVGIGDSPAFGTAVSVLKNLNLLDELSRLGVSIRPFQQGMPVELPGGEQAVLARAALECDLLVNMPRVKAHVQARLTMAVKNYFGCLVGLRKAWWHMTYGGQQSHRKGGFFDRLIQIPAALPSSLNIIDGIVAMHRSGPINGTPYPLSVLAAATNAVAIDRALHVILGVAPEDSPLMAACQRAQLPGASLAQLSFPLATPEELQVDNFQVPATLNPVRFNPFRFLKSSVRRVFMNNDKLLEKIDRKQT; from the coding sequence ATGCCACACACTTCTTGCCGGGTTGCGCTCACTGCCTGCACAAAGTATAATGACCCAGCCCTCTCCCAGGCCCTTGACCGGGTATTGGAGCATATTGATCTGCCGCTCACCCTTTGTTCTGCTGAGGTGCTTCTCAAACCCAACCTGATCTCTGCCAAAACCGGCCCGCTTTCCTGCACAGAAGGCGCGTTGATCCTGGCCGTGAGCCGCTGGTTCCTTGCGCAGGGAGCCCGGGTTGGCATTGGAGATTCACCAGCCTTTGGCACTGCTGTCTCTGTTCTTAAAAATCTTAACCTGCTTGATGAGCTGTCCCGGCTTGGCGTCTCCATCCGTCCTTTTCAACAAGGGATGCCCGTCGAACTCCCCGGAGGCGAACAGGCTGTACTGGCTCGCGCAGCTCTGGAATGCGACCTGCTCGTCAATATGCCTCGGGTAAAGGCCCATGTCCAGGCCCGTTTAACAATGGCCGTAAAAAACTATTTTGGTTGCCTTGTGGGCTTGCGCAAGGCCTGGTGGCATATGACCTACGGTGGCCAGCAAAGCCACAGGAAGGGCGGGTTCTTTGACCGCCTTATTCAAATCCCGGCAGCCCTGCCCTCTTCACTCAACATTATTGACGGCATTGTCGCCATGCACAGGAGCGGGCCCATCAATGGTACCCCCTACCCTCTCTCTGTTCTTGCCGCCGCAACCAATGCTGTCGCTATTGACAGGGCCCTTCATGTAATCCTGGGGGTGGCCCCCGAGGACAGTCCCCTGATGGCTGCCTGCCAACGTGCCCAGTTACCAGGAGCCTCCCTTGCCCAGCTCTCCTTTCCCCTCGCTACGCCCGAAGAGCTCCAGGTCGATAATTTTCAAGTGCCTGCTACACTCAACCCGGTTCGCTTTAATCCCTTCCGTTTTTTGAAAAGCAGTGTGCGCAGGGTTTTTATGAACAACGACAAGTTATTAGAGAAAATCGACCGCAAGCAAACATAA
- a CDS encoding COR domain-containing protein — protein MNREEIEKELEQLPKGWLHAYTTRVAAYSLADIQQLTPQEYLFSKLKLAIHFEPSSVGIVRGYKKNLSSSELIVSLNKSDREFLSILIASFPMLFPATDDTHPFDNVRELTFLKTYINTGKTVFDYLYQPLNASPKKNWHQRAKEFVQVLRDYGNGFDIWADWFQGRIEGIPTDKEFLEAVAHLPEEILAQEPAHINAYLKSLGNAAGALNRVRVIFLGYGEAGKTSLIRALNGLEVDEGKEKMTPGIDISTWQVPDTEITAHFWDFSGQVVAHATHQFFLRSRCLYVLLLDGRTEINANEQAEYWLEHVRAFGNKAPVMLVGNKADLCAVNLDMARLKEKHKNVLDFYPLSCTQYQNNYALEFQRFQKDLSKEVAELGVHTVRFGKAHLAVLDELSDRSGTESFLPKTDWLDLCADKGLAEQGDLNQAWLLDLFDKLGVIVHFPKLAALDSYILNPRWLTYGVYTLLYSKEAREKQGRVDRDEIVRILSAAKVEDNLGNVLSYPEEKAAIIIQAMEQFKLCFPCRHEPDMIIIPALLDSDQPKHGFDKQDSLAFEFDFTGFLPRHIMPNFIVGRHDEIKEELVWQNGVVLQRKDESAEALVQVDYHDRKLALWLRGPKANDYFKILYDDLGRILERMPELRFKEFVIVPEASRIGDPPLSFRRSDQPIQANFRQLLAMEEKGRTEYDHEDGTFDLHKILQIMPREARSTYRRGNDGKIIYNIDKMEGDIMSGETNKNGNSYTVGNIGDGSNVIIGSNEIKDSFNTVAQSDAEPALKAELERLCQQVEQMLPQLPEDKRKEAAQDLDSLVKEVTKESPRKKWYELSAEGLIEAAKACAGMAAPVTTTIKGILALLK, from the coding sequence ATGAACAGAGAAGAAATAGAAAAAGAACTGGAGCAGTTGCCCAAGGGATGGTTACATGCCTATACAACTCGTGTTGCTGCGTATTCATTAGCAGACATACAGCAGCTAACACCCCAAGAGTATTTATTTAGTAAACTCAAACTTGCTATACATTTTGAACCCAGCAGTGTTGGAATTGTTAGAGGATACAAGAAAAACTTATCTTCTTCTGAATTGATTGTATCGTTAAATAAAAGCGATAGAGAGTTCTTAAGCATTTTAATTGCTTCCTTTCCAATGCTTTTTCCAGCTACCGATGACACACACCCATTCGACAACGTAAGAGAATTAACCTTTCTTAAAACATATATTAACACTGGTAAGACTGTCTTCGACTATCTCTATCAACCGCTCAATGCTTCCCCCAAAAAAAACTGGCATCAGCGAGCTAAAGAATTCGTCCAAGTTCTCCGCGACTACGGCAACGGCTTTGACATCTGGGCAGACTGGTTCCAAGGACGCATTGAGGGAATACCTACTGACAAAGAATTTCTCGAAGCAGTAGCCCATCTCCCGGAAGAAATCCTTGCCCAGGAACCCGCACACATCAACGCCTACCTGAAAAGCCTTGGCAATGCCGCCGGTGCCCTCAACCGCGTCCGCGTCATCTTTCTCGGCTATGGCGAGGCAGGCAAGACCTCCCTCATCCGCGCTCTGAACGGCCTGGAGGTAGATGAGGGCAAAGAAAAAATGACACCGGGCATAGACATCTCCACCTGGCAGGTGCCGGACACTGAAATCACGGCCCATTTCTGGGACTTCAGCGGCCAGGTCGTGGCCCACGCCACCCACCAGTTCTTTCTCCGCTCCCGTTGCCTCTATGTCCTCCTCCTGGACGGACGTACCGAGATCAACGCCAATGAGCAGGCCGAATACTGGCTGGAACATGTGCGGGCTTTCGGCAATAAGGCCCCGGTTATGCTGGTCGGCAACAAGGCCGATCTCTGTGCGGTCAACCTGGACATGGCCCGGCTCAAGGAAAAGCATAAGAACGTGCTCGATTTTTACCCGCTCTCCTGTACTCAATACCAAAACAACTATGCCTTGGAGTTTCAGCGATTCCAAAAAGACCTGAGTAAGGAGGTCGCGGAACTCGGCGTGCATACCGTCCGCTTTGGCAAGGCCCATCTCGCCGTGCTGGACGAGCTGTCCGACCGTTCCGGCACGGAATCCTTTCTCCCCAAAACCGACTGGCTTGATCTCTGCGCTGACAAAGGGCTTGCCGAGCAGGGCGACCTCAATCAGGCTTGGCTCCTGGACCTCTTTGACAAGCTCGGCGTTATTGTCCATTTCCCCAAACTGGCTGCTCTGGACAGCTACATCCTCAACCCGCGCTGGCTGACCTATGGCGTCTATACCCTGCTCTATTCCAAAGAGGCCAGGGAAAAGCAGGGCAGGGTGGACAGGGACGAGATTGTCCGCATCCTCAGTGCCGCTAAGGTTGAGGACAACTTGGGCAATGTACTCAGCTATCCCGAGGAAAAGGCGGCCATCATCATTCAGGCGATGGAGCAGTTCAAGCTCTGTTTCCCCTGCCGCCATGAACCGGACATGATCATCATCCCGGCCCTGCTGGATTCTGACCAACCCAAGCACGGTTTTGATAAACAGGACAGTCTTGCCTTTGAGTTCGACTTTACCGGCTTCCTGCCCCGCCACATCATGCCCAACTTCATTGTGGGTCGCCATGATGAGATCAAGGAGGAGCTGGTCTGGCAGAACGGGGTTGTCCTCCAGCGCAAGGATGAAAGCGCAGAGGCCCTGGTCCAGGTGGATTACCACGACCGCAAGCTGGCCCTCTGGCTACGCGGCCCCAAGGCCAACGACTATTTCAAAATCCTTTATGATGACCTGGGAAGAATCCTGGAACGGATGCCGGAACTCCGCTTTAAGGAGTTCGTCATTGTGCCGGAAGCCAGCAGAATCGGTGATCCGCCGCTGTCCTTTCGTCGCTCTGATCAACCAATCCAAGCAAATTTTCGCCAACTGCTGGCAATGGAGGAAAAGGGCCGAACGGAATATGATCATGAAGATGGCACCTTTGATCTTCATAAAATCCTCCAGATTATGCCCAGAGAGGCGAGGTCAACGTATCGGCGGGGAAATGATGGAAAAATAATATACAATATTGATAAGATGGAGGGCGATATTATGTCTGGTGAAACAAATAAGAACGGCAACAGCTACACCGTTGGTAACATTGGTGATGGCTCTAATGTAATTATAGGTTCAAATGAAATTAAAGACAGTTTTAACACCGTTGCCCAGTCTGATGCCGAGCCAGCCTTAAAAGCTGAATTGGAACGCCTCTGTCAGCAAGTTGAACAAATGCTCCCTCAATTGCCAGAAGATAAAAGAAAAGAGGCAGCTCAAGATCTGGATAGCCTTGTCAAAGAGGTAACCAAGGAGTCCCCGCGAAAGAAATGGTATGAATTGAGTGCAGAAGGATTGATCGAAGCCGCAAAAGCCTGCGCAGGAATGGCTGCGCCAGTGACAACTACCATCAAGGGCATTCTTGCCTTGTTGAAATGA
- the fabL gene encoding enoyl-[acyl-carrier-protein] reductase FabL, protein MFQLQGKTALITGGSRGIGRAIAVRLAEHGVNIVVNYVRHRRDAEETVAAIEKYGVGCLAIKANVAKEEDVQRMFDQIRETYDSMDILVSNAASGVLKPALELTHRHWDWAMDINARAMLTLTQHAVPMMKNGGRILAVSSLGAVRAVPNYTVVGASKAALESLVRHLAVELGPQRITVNTISAGVVDTDALKKFPNRDEIIGRSLEMTPLGRLTTPEDVADLALFLCSEAAAMIHGQAVVVDGGYAIQG, encoded by the coding sequence ATGTTTCAATTGCAGGGAAAAACAGCGCTCATCACCGGAGGCTCCCGGGGGATCGGCCGGGCGATCGCTGTGCGCCTGGCAGAGCACGGCGTCAATATCGTGGTCAACTATGTTCGGCACCGTCGTGATGCAGAAGAAACCGTTGCTGCTATTGAAAAATACGGCGTAGGCTGCCTTGCAATTAAGGCCAATGTTGCTAAGGAAGAGGACGTGCAAAGGATGTTCGACCAAATTCGCGAGACATATGACAGCATGGATATCCTGGTGTCCAATGCCGCCTCCGGGGTGTTGAAACCGGCTCTGGAACTGACCCATCGCCATTGGGATTGGGCCATGGATATCAATGCCCGGGCCATGCTCACCCTGACCCAACATGCCGTGCCAATGATGAAAAACGGCGGACGAATCCTGGCTGTCTCCAGTCTTGGCGCGGTTCGGGCAGTGCCCAATTATACCGTGGTTGGTGCCTCTAAGGCGGCCTTGGAATCCCTGGTACGTCACCTTGCCGTGGAGCTGGGCCCGCAACGGATTACCGTCAATACCATCAGTGCTGGTGTGGTTGATACCGATGCCCTGAAAAAATTCCCCAATCGTGACGAGATCATTGGCCGATCTCTTGAAATGACCCCACTTGGTCGCCTGACCACCCCGGAAGATGTGGCCGATCTTGCCCTGTTCCTCTGTAGCGAGGCAGCCGCCATGATTCATGGCCAGGCCGTAGTGGTGGATGGCGGCTATGCCATTCAGGGATAA
- a CDS encoding nucleotidyltransferase domain-containing protein: MGQERMGRNIQTVVLRHYPTVQAVYLFGSMASGKEWPDSDVDIGLLLPIAEAKKKSSLLLSPCALELADLLERDVDLLNLRQVSTVMQHQVVSYGGLLYVGDEYAQGEFEMYTLSLYQKLNEERAAILEDFYRTKRAYQV; the protein is encoded by the coding sequence ATGGGGCAGGAAAGGATGGGCAGGAATATCCAGACAGTGGTCTTGCGACATTATCCGACAGTGCAGGCGGTCTACCTGTTCGGTTCGATGGCGAGCGGAAAGGAATGGCCGGACAGCGATGTCGATATCGGGCTCTTGCTGCCCATCGCCGAGGCAAAGAAAAAGAGTTCGCTGCTGCTCTCGCCCTGTGCCTTGGAACTGGCTGACCTTCTCGAACGGGACGTGGACCTCCTCAACCTGCGTCAGGTGTCCACGGTGATGCAACATCAGGTGGTGAGCTATGGCGGACTGCTCTATGTGGGGGATGAATATGCCCAAGGAGAATTTGAGATGTATACCCTCTCTCTGTATCAGAAACTTAATGAGGAGCGGGCAGCCATTTTAGAGGATTTTTACCGAACCAAGAGGGCCTATCAGGTATGA
- a CDS encoding phosphatidylserine decarboxylase family protein, with translation MKKPEIPIAREGLPFILFCAFATLICAVLGYSIAALLGLLVTFFVTWFFRDPFRILPVDKKAIICPADGKVIAVREMFDERFLQQDVVRISIFMNVFNVHVNRVPFSGTVERVLFKPGMFYAADKHQAALHNEYCAMIVTTASQQRYAAVQIAGLIARRIVCWAEPGGRIEGGQRYGLIRFGSRVDLYLPKGTEVTVREGSKVRAGETVLGRM, from the coding sequence ATGAAAAAACCTGAAATTCCTATTGCCCGGGAAGGGCTCCCGTTTATCCTCTTCTGTGCCTTTGCAACCTTAATTTGTGCTGTTTTGGGGTACAGCATTGCTGCCCTGCTCGGCCTGCTGGTAACGTTTTTTGTGACCTGGTTCTTCCGTGATCCCTTCCGCATTCTTCCTGTTGATAAAAAGGCTATTATATGCCCGGCAGATGGTAAGGTTATTGCGGTGAGGGAAATGTTTGATGAGCGTTTTTTGCAGCAGGATGTTGTGAGGATTTCCATCTTTATGAATGTATTTAATGTACATGTCAATCGGGTCCCTTTCTCAGGGACGGTCGAGCGTGTATTGTTTAAACCAGGCATGTTTTATGCTGCTGATAAACATCAGGCTGCCCTGCATAACGAATATTGTGCCATGATTGTCACCACAGCGTCTCAGCAACGGTATGCTGCTGTCCAGATTGCCGGACTCATCGCCCGTCGCATTGTCTGTTGGGCTGAACCCGGCGGTCGCATTGAGGGGGGACAGCGATATGGTCTGATCCGCTTTGGTTCTCGGGTTGATCTTTATCTGCCCAAGGGAACAGAGGTGACTGTTCGCGAGGGGAGTAAGGTCCGGGCCGGTGAGACCGTGCTGGGGCGGATGTAA
- the ilvB gene encoding biosynthetic-type acetolactate synthase large subunit → MSKITGAQAFVKCLQEEGVDTIFGFPGGVIIDLYDELANSSIKNLLVRHEQGAVHAADGYARASGKTGVALLTSGPGATNGVTGIATAYMDSIPVVVFTGQVPRALIGNDAFQEVDIVGITRPCTKHNYLVSNTEDLVPTIREAFYLAASGRPGPVLVDLPKDIIGALVDFPEREEIRMRTYQPHVEPHPGQIAKACQAIVEAERPVLYVGGGVILSNSSDELTELAEKTQIPVTMTLMGLGGFPGTNPLSMGMLGMHGSYASNMMVAKSDLLIAVGARFDDRITGRLDKFAPDAKIIHIDIDPTSISKNVVVDIPIVADCKHALTAMNAWFNHQKECDMSTLAEKYQPWRNQVNEWNEKHPLAYTDEGEIIKPQYVIETINRLTKGDAIISTEVGQNQMWAAQFYKFNKPRHLLSSGGLGTMGFGLPAAIGAKMAFPDATVIDVAGDGSIQMNIQELATAKQYNTPVKIAILNNNYLGMVRQWQELFYDKRYAGTPMEVTPDFVELAKAYGAVGLRAKTKSEVEPVIKEALAINDKVVIMDFAIKREECVFPMVPAGGATTEMLLV, encoded by the coding sequence ATGAGCAAAATTACAGGTGCACAAGCCTTCGTAAAATGTCTGCAGGAAGAAGGGGTTGATACCATTTTCGGTTTTCCTGGCGGCGTAATCATTGACCTGTATGATGAATTGGCAAACTCTTCGATCAAGAATCTGCTGGTTCGCCATGAACAGGGAGCTGTCCACGCAGCAGACGGTTATGCCAGAGCCAGCGGAAAAACCGGTGTCGCTCTGCTTACCTCCGGCCCCGGAGCCACCAACGGCGTGACCGGCATTGCCACCGCCTATATGGACTCCATACCTGTTGTCGTCTTTACCGGTCAGGTGCCCAGGGCATTGATTGGTAACGACGCTTTCCAGGAGGTTGACATTGTCGGAATTACTCGTCCCTGTACTAAGCATAACTATTTGGTCAGTAATACAGAAGACCTTGTTCCGACGATTCGGGAGGCATTTTACCTGGCTGCCTCAGGTCGACCTGGTCCGGTTTTGGTTGATCTTCCTAAAGATATTATTGGAGCACTGGTTGATTTCCCTGAGCGAGAAGAGATTCGTATGCGAACCTATCAGCCGCATGTTGAGCCCCATCCCGGCCAGATTGCCAAGGCCTGTCAAGCCATTGTCGAGGCTGAGCGTCCGGTTCTGTACGTAGGTGGTGGTGTTATTCTCTCCAATTCAAGCGATGAACTGACTGAGCTGGCCGAGAAAACCCAGATCCCGGTGACTATGACCCTGATGGGACTGGGCGGCTTTCCTGGAACAAATCCGCTCTCTATGGGCATGCTGGGCATGCATGGCTCTTATGCCTCCAACATGATGGTTGCCAAGAGTGACCTGCTGATCGCGGTGGGAGCCCGTTTTGATGATCGTATCACCGGGCGGCTGGATAAGTTTGCTCCAGATGCCAAAATTATCCATATTGATATTGATCCGACCTCTATTTCAAAGAATGTTGTGGTTGATATCCCCATTGTTGCTGATTGCAAGCATGCGCTGACAGCAATGAATGCGTGGTTTAACCACCAGAAGGAATGTGATATGAGCACCTTGGCTGAAAAATATCAGCCATGGCGAAACCAGGTTAATGAGTGGAATGAGAAACATCCGCTTGCCTATACTGATGAGGGCGAGATCATCAAACCCCAGTATGTTATTGAGACCATTAACCGCCTGACCAAGGGGGATGCTATCATCTCCACCGAGGTGGGACAGAACCAGATGTGGGCTGCACAGTTCTATAAGTTCAATAAACCGCGCCATCTGCTCAGTTCTGGTGGGCTCGGCACCATGGGCTTTGGCCTGCCTGCCGCCATTGGGGCCAAAATGGCCTTCCCGGATGCCACGGTTATTGATGTTGCCGGTGATGGTTCCATTCAGATGAATATCCAGGAATTGGCCACAGCTAAGCAGTATAATACCCCGGTAAAAATCGCCATCCTGAATAATAACTATCTTGGTATGGTCCGGCAGTGGCAGGAATTGTTCTATGATAAGCGCTATGCAGGCACCCCGATGGAGGTAACGCCTGATTTTGTTGAGTTGGCAAAGGCCTATGGAGCGGTTGGCCTGCGGGCCAAGACCAAGAGTGAGGTTGAGCCGGTCATCAAAGAGGCCCTGGCGATTAACGACAAGGTCGTGATCATGGATTTTGCCATTAAGCGTGAAGAGTGTGTTTTTCCTATGGTTCCGGCTGGTGGTGCCACGACGGAAATGCTGCTCGTCTGA
- a CDS encoding DUF2721 domain-containing protein, translating to MDLTLTSPALLFPAVSLLLVAYTTRFRTISERIRILHAQYAETPTDIIVGQIGTLRKRVYLIRNMQACGVASFFLCVLCLFTLFAGSLFLSKLIFVISLILLMISLIFSFWEVLLSVHALELQLSDIEKHLPKKKNYSFPHGKKITSRLRKKNNEEEEE from the coding sequence ATGGATCTCACCCTGACCTCTCCGGCCCTGCTCTTTCCGGCCGTCTCCCTCCTGCTGGTGGCCTACACCACCCGCTTCAGAACCATCAGCGAACGCATCCGCATTCTGCACGCCCAGTATGCTGAGACGCCCACGGATATCATTGTCGGCCAGATCGGCACCCTGCGTAAACGGGTCTACCTGATCCGCAATATGCAGGCCTGTGGGGTGGCCAGCTTCTTTCTCTGCGTGCTTTGCCTGTTCACCCTCTTTGCAGGCAGTCTGTTCCTCAGTAAACTTATCTTTGTCATCAGCCTTATCCTGCTGATGATTTCCCTCATTTTCTCTTTTTGGGAAGTCCTCTTGTCCGTACATGCCCTGGAGCTGCAACTCTCGGATATAGAAAAACACCTGCCCAAGAAAAAAAACTATTCCTTTCCCCATGGAAAGAAGATTACCTCAAGGCTTCGTAAAAAAAACAATGAAGAAGAGGAGGAGTAA
- a CDS encoding SRPBCC family protein, which translates to MTGQQFNKPNRPFLLLVLGCSMLCFVVTAWAGSPVQPSGATAPLIKLTSQEQQAVENKEVIIREQPTQGKPGKAFAAVAIIEARREVIRDIVTDYQSYPEFMPNVSRIDILEQDKSTAVLNYLLSLPLGKSKKYRIRLESSEPDEQTSLIQWQLQPWPELKPAETIRDTSGFWRIETLENGRSLVFYHVYTDPGKIPFGLGWIVDFLSKDSVPEVLAKTRERAERMNALLTAQEN; encoded by the coding sequence ATGACAGGGCAACAGTTCAACAAGCCCAACAGGCCTTTTCTTCTGCTGGTACTCGGATGTTCCATGCTCTGCTTTGTGGTAACGGCATGGGCGGGTTCCCCAGTACAGCCCTCTGGAGCAACAGCCCCTCTGATCAAGCTGACGAGCCAGGAACAACAGGCTGTGGAAAACAAGGAGGTCATTATCCGGGAGCAGCCTACTCAGGGTAAACCGGGCAAGGCCTTTGCGGCCGTGGCCATCATAGAGGCCAGGCGCGAGGTTATCCGGGATATCGTGACGGATTACCAGAGTTATCCTGAGTTCATGCCCAATGTCAGCCGCATTGACATCCTTGAACAGGACAAGTCCACGGCCGTCCTCAACTACCTCCTCAGTCTGCCCCTGGGCAAGAGCAAAAAGTACCGGATCCGGCTGGAGTCCTCAGAACCGGATGAACAGACCTCTCTGATCCAATGGCAGCTCCAACCCTGGCCTGAGCTCAAACCGGCAGAGACCATCCGGGACACCTCTGGCTTCTGGCGCATTGAAACGCTGGAGAACGGGCGCTCGCTGGTCTTCTACCATGTCTACACCGATCCGGGCAAAATCCCCTTTGGCCTGGGCTGGATTGTTGATTTCCTCAGCAAGGACTCAGTGCCCGAGGTGTTGGCCAAGACCAGGGAGCGGGCGGAAAGGATGAATGCCTTGCTAACGGCGCAGGAGAACTAA
- a CDS encoding CDP-alcohol phosphatidyltransferase family protein yields MEPFGGDKKVGHSLLTGPETRLKNWAIPKISPEIETYHLTLTTLLWSFINILIGFEAKAHLDLLWLVSLMILLQYLTDLFDGELGRQRNTGLIKWGFYMDHFLDYIFLCSLVFVGYMISPAGLEIWYFALLVILGGFMVNSFLAFGATNEFQIYHYGVGPTEMRVVFILINTFIIYLGTGSFHILLPLTVILCFLGLVLNTVKVHNQLWQYDMQIKARSKEQER; encoded by the coding sequence ATGGAACCCTTTGGAGGTGACAAAAAAGTTGGTCATTCTCTCTTAACCGGCCCGGAAACGCGGCTCAAAAACTGGGCGATTCCCAAGATTTCGCCTGAAATTGAAACCTACCACCTTACCCTCACTACCCTGCTCTGGAGCTTCATCAATATCCTGATCGGCTTTGAGGCAAAAGCGCATCTCGACCTGCTCTGGCTGGTCTCTCTGATGATCCTGCTCCAGTACCTGACCGACCTGTTCGATGGCGAACTCGGCCGCCAGCGGAACACCGGCCTGATCAAATGGGGCTTTTACATGGACCACTTCCTTGATTACATCTTTCTCTGCTCCCTGGTCTTTGTCGGCTATATGATCTCACCTGCGGGCCTGGAGATCTGGTACTTTGCCCTCCTGGTGATCCTGGGCGGCTTCATGGTTAACTCCTTCCTGGCCTTTGGCGCCACTAATGAATTCCAGATCTATCATTACGGCGTCGGCCCTACCGAGATGCGGGTGGTCTTTATCCTCATCAATACCTTTATCATTTATTTGGGTACGGGCTCCTTTCACATCCTCTTACCCCTCACGGTGATCCTCTGTTTTCTTGGCCTGGTACTCAATACCGTTAAAGTCCATAACCAATTATGGCAGTATGACATGCAGATCAAGGCCAGGAGCAAGGAGCAGGAGAGATGA
- a CDS encoding DUF86 domain-containing protein: MNDVIINKVQSIQRCVFRAREEYGFNPKGFAKDYSRQDAAILNVIRGCEQAIDLANYVVRQLKLGIPTSSRDSFQRLGEHRVIDRELAESLGRMAHFRNFAVHQYEKIDIDIVAEVITKKLDDLVQFGDEVIDYCRLSDE; encoded by the coding sequence ATGAATGATGTCATTATCAACAAGGTGCAGTCCATTCAGCGCTGTGTATTTCGGGCAAGAGAGGAATACGGTTTTAACCCAAAGGGATTTGCTAAGGATTACAGCCGTCAGGATGCAGCCATCCTCAATGTGATTCGGGGCTGCGAACAAGCCATTGATCTGGCCAATTATGTCGTCCGGCAGCTCAAGCTGGGCATTCCGACAAGCAGTCGAGACAGTTTTCAACGGCTGGGTGAACATAGGGTTATAGATCGAGAACTGGCGGAATCCCTTGGCAGGATGGCCCATTTTCGTAATTTTGCCGTGCATCAGTATGAGAAAATCGATATCGATATTGTTGCTGAGGTGATCACCAAGAAACTGGATGATTTGGTGCAATTCGGGGATGAGGTGATAGACTATTGCCGATTATCTGATGAGTGA
- the ilvN gene encoding acetolactate synthase small subunit, whose product MKHTLSVLLQNKPGALSRVTGLFSGRGFNIESLCVAETFDPKVSCLTLVTRGNDAIIEQITKQLHKLIDVIKVSDISEGEYVEREMVLIRVKAEAQTRAEVLRVIDIFRGKVVDVSPTSYAVEITGPESKIKAVIDLLRPIGIKEVIRTGTIAMVRAPKK is encoded by the coding sequence ATGAAACATACTCTTTCCGTTTTACTCCAGAATAAACCCGGTGCGCTTTCCCGAGTTACAGGCCTTTTCAGCGGTCGGGGTTTTAATATTGAAAGCCTTTGCGTGGCAGAAACCTTTGATCCCAAGGTCTCCTGTCTGACCTTGGTTACCCGGGGCAATGACGCTATTATTGAGCAGATCACCAAGCAACTCCATAAGCTGATTGACGTTATCAAGGTGTCAGACATCAGCGAAGGTGAGTATGTTGAGCGTGAAATGGTGCTTATCCGAGTGAAGGCCGAGGCCCAGACCAGAGCTGAGGTCCTGCGGGTGATTGATATCTTCCGCGGTAAGGTCGTTGATGTCAGCCCGACCTCCTATGCTGTGGAGATTACCGGCCCGGAATCAAAGATCAAGGCGGTGATTGATCTCCTCCGTCCCATCGGTATTAAAGAGGTTATTCGGACAGGAACCATTGCTATGGTCCGTGCTCCGAAAAAATAA